The following proteins are co-located in the Petroclostridium xylanilyticum genome:
- the pknB gene encoding Stk1 family PASTA domain-containing Ser/Thr kinase, translated as MIGNVLGNRYEILEKIGGGGMALVYKARCRLLNRFVAVKVLRHELIEDQEFISRFNIESQAAASLSHPNIVSVYDVGQQEDIHYIVMEYIDGITLKELITSKGALAWKDALNFSVQICSALEHAHKKHIVHRDIKPHNIMITKDGMVKVTDFGIARAATSTTLTLGGNTIGSVHYFSPEQARGSYTDEKSDIYSLGIVMYELLTGRVPFDGESPVAVAIKHIQEQPISPRNINKSIPIALQSIVLKAISKEQSSRYPSATSMLKDLYKAFDEPDNDFVEGGNIDDSPTQKVPIININGSDNMTQKKKKVKKEDRVAVIAAIITSAIIIGGISFVGYNLLFNGQLAINKNIEQKVPNLIGKDLNTVKSFYNDPEKFNIVEVQQEYSDEVEKGKIISQKPGPDEVVKLPETIEVVVSRGPRTITVPNLTNTEYRQAEINLERIGLGYKVIYEFHETIPEGIVIRHVPEEGAEAKTDDIVQLYVSKGREIKMVKVSNLVGKTEDEAKRIIGQLGLVLGKVTREPSDKPKDTVIAQSIPAESEVEEKTVIDLVISDGKPTDEKERYININLPQDKDTVKVKIVANNSEGSKTVYEKMHSKSDSPITVRLVGKGTISIQVYFDDVLKAEDTINFGG; from the coding sequence ATGATTGGAAATGTCTTAGGGAATAGATATGAGATTTTAGAAAAAATAGGCGGAGGGGGAATGGCATTAGTCTATAAAGCACGTTGCCGGCTTCTTAACCGTTTTGTTGCTGTAAAAGTTCTACGGCATGAACTCATAGAAGACCAGGAGTTTATAAGTCGGTTTAACATTGAATCTCAGGCGGCGGCAAGTTTATCTCACCCCAATATTGTCTCAGTATATGATGTTGGACAGCAGGAGGACATACATTATATAGTAATGGAATATATTGATGGGATTACCTTAAAAGAGTTAATTACCAGTAAGGGTGCATTAGCCTGGAAGGATGCTTTAAATTTTTCTGTACAAATTTGTTCTGCATTAGAGCATGCACATAAAAAACATATTGTACACAGGGATATTAAACCTCATAACATTATGATTACAAAAGATGGAATGGTAAAGGTGACTGATTTTGGAATTGCCCGGGCAGCCACATCTACAACTTTGACGCTGGGTGGAAATACAATAGGATCTGTTCATTATTTTTCACCTGAACAGGCCCGGGGAAGCTATACAGATGAAAAATCAGATATTTATTCTTTGGGAATTGTAATGTATGAACTGCTTACCGGAAGAGTGCCTTTTGATGGTGAAAGCCCCGTTGCAGTAGCTATTAAACATATTCAGGAACAGCCTATATCACCCAGGAATATTAATAAAAGTATTCCCATTGCTTTGCAGTCAATTGTACTAAAAGCTATAAGCAAAGAACAAAGCAGCAGGTATCCTTCGGCAACATCAATGCTAAAGGACTTATATAAAGCATTTGATGAACCGGATAATGATTTTGTTGAAGGGGGAAATATTGATGATTCTCCAACACAAAAGGTACCGATTATAAATATTAATGGAAGTGACAATATGACACAAAAGAAAAAGAAAGTAAAAAAAGAAGATAGGGTAGCTGTAATTGCAGCAATTATTACTTCAGCAATCATTATCGGGGGTATTTCTTTTGTTGGGTATAATTTATTATTTAATGGACAATTGGCTATTAATAAAAATATCGAACAGAAGGTACCTAATCTGATAGGAAAGGATTTAAATACTGTAAAAAGTTTCTATAATGACCCTGAAAAATTTAATATCGTTGAAGTACAGCAGGAATATAGTGACGAAGTTGAAAAGGGAAAAATTATTTCCCAGAAGCCGGGCCCGGATGAAGTGGTAAAGCTGCCTGAAACCATTGAGGTGGTAGTAAGCCGGGGTCCTAGGACAATTACGGTTCCTAATCTGACAAATACAGAATATAGGCAGGCAGAAATAAATTTAGAACGAATTGGGCTGGGCTATAAAGTAATTTATGAGTTTCATGAAACAATTCCGGAAGGAATAGTAATACGTCATGTGCCGGAAGAGGGGGCTGAAGCAAAAACGGATGATATTGTCCAATTGTATGTAAGTAAGGGTAGAGAAATAAAAATGGTTAAAGTCTCTAATTTGGTAGGTAAAACGGAGGATGAGGCCAAAAGAATTATTGGACAACTTGGACTGGTATTAGGAAAAGTAACAAGAGAGCCAAGTGATAAACCAAAAGACACTGTAATAGCGCAGAGTATCCCGGCTGAAAGTGAAGTGGAAGAAAAAACAGTAATTGATTTGGTAATCAGTGATGGAAAGCCAACGGATGAAAAAGAACGGTATATCAATATTAATCTTCCACAGGACAAGGATACGGTAAAGGTTAAGATTGTTGCTAACAACAGTGAAGGATCAAAAACCGTATATGAAAAAATGCATAGTAAAAGTGATAGTCCTATTACTGTTAGGCTGGTAGGCAAAGGTACAATATCTATTCAGGTATATTTTGACGACGTATTAAAAGCAGAGGATACAATAAATTTTGGCGGGTGA
- the rsgA gene encoding ribosome small subunit-dependent GTPase A, with protein sequence MPRGIILKGIGGFYYVKTEKGIVECKARGKFRKDDVIPMVGDYVEVQLSQHDEAKGSIENIFPRTNTLIRPPVANVEQLVIVVAVCCPDPNLLLLDKFIIAAESKKLDIVICLNKIDLDKNDAYIDIYNAYLNAGYKVICTSTHTCQGIDELRGILKGKVTVFAGASGVGKSSLLNAVDSRFKLQTGEMSKKIERGKHTTRHVELLELEDGSYVVDTPGFSSFDLLDIKAKELDCLFKEFREYVSLCKFRGCSHTSEPGCAIIEAVNQKKICGSRYQNYLQFYNQLKNVKEWKK encoded by the coding sequence ATGCCTAGAGGCATAATATTAAAAGGAATTGGCGGTTTTTATTATGTAAAAACAGAAAAGGGTATTGTGGAGTGCAAGGCGAGGGGGAAATTTAGAAAAGATGATGTTATCCCAATGGTAGGGGATTATGTGGAAGTGCAGTTGTCACAGCATGATGAAGCAAAAGGAAGTATAGAAAATATATTTCCAAGAACGAATACTTTGATTCGTCCCCCGGTTGCCAATGTAGAGCAGCTTGTAATAGTCGTTGCAGTCTGTTGTCCTGATCCTAACCTGTTATTGTTGGACAAATTTATCATTGCTGCCGAGTCAAAGAAGCTTGATATCGTTATATGTTTAAATAAAATTGACCTTGATAAAAATGATGCATATATCGATATATATAATGCTTACCTTAATGCGGGATATAAAGTTATATGCACGAGTACTCATACTTGCCAGGGTATTGATGAGCTGCGGGGAATATTAAAAGGAAAAGTTACAGTTTTTGCAGGCGCATCAGGGGTTGGAAAATCCAGCTTGCTGAATGCTGTTGATTCAAGGTTCAAGCTGCAAACAGGAGAGATGAGCAAAAAGATTGAACGTGGTAAGCATACTACTAGGCATGTAGAATTATTGGAACTGGAAGATGGGAGTTATGTTGTAGATACTCCCGGATTTAGTTCCTTTGATTTGTTGGATATAAAAGCAAAAGAACTTGATTGCCTGTTTAAAGAATTTAGGGAATATGTTTCTTTATGTAAATTTAGAGGATGTTCTCATACCTCTGAACCTGGGTGTGCAATCATAGAAGCTGTAAATCAAAAAAAAATATGCGGGTCCAGATACCAAAATTATTTGCAATTTTATAACCAGCTAAAAAATGTAAAGGAGTGGAAGAAATGA
- the rpe gene encoding ribulose-phosphate 3-epimerase — MIKIAPSILSADFSRLAEQIKLVEEGGADLLHIDVMDGHFVPNITIGPPVVEWIRKYSQLEFDVHLMIENPEKYIESFVKAGADLISVHAEATKHLHRCIQMIKKLGIKACAALNPATPIDIIDYVLDDIDMVLLMTVNPGFGGQMYIPAMSNKIASLRKKINDYGRNIDIQIDGGATLKNIYEITKAGANVIVAGSAIYNSGDAAATIAQMKALAWKE; from the coding sequence ATGATTAAAATTGCTCCATCAATATTATCTGCAGATTTTTCAAGACTTGCAGAACAGATAAAACTAGTAGAAGAGGGAGGCGCAGATTTACTTCATATTGATGTCATGGATGGACACTTTGTACCAAATATCACCATCGGTCCTCCGGTAGTCGAGTGGATAAGAAAATACAGTCAGCTGGAATTTGATGTCCATCTGATGATTGAGAATCCAGAAAAATATATTGAAAGTTTTGTGAAGGCAGGAGCGGATCTCATTTCTGTTCATGCTGAAGCTACAAAGCATCTCCACAGGTGTATACAAATGATCAAAAAATTGGGGATTAAAGCTTGCGCAGCTCTAAACCCGGCAACACCTATAGATATCATAGATTACGTTCTCGATGACATAGATATGGTGTTATTAATGACTGTAAACCCAGGCTTTGGCGGTCAGATGTATATTCCTGCCATGAGCAATAAAATAGCATCATTAAGAAAAAAAATTAATGATTATGGCAGGAATATCGATATACAGATTGATGGTGGTGCTACTTTAAAAAATATATATGAAATTACCAAAGCCGGTGCAAATGTTATTGTGGCTGGTTCAGCTATTTATAATTCTGGAGATGCAGCTGCTACTATCGCACAAATGAAAGCTTTGGCCTGGAAGGAATAG
- a CDS encoding thiamine diphosphokinase has protein sequence MRAWVISNGNIVDYDFFRNMISETDLIICADGGAKHAQKIGVTPDVIIGDLDSIEQHCYHDMIAKNIQIINYSTDKDETDTQLAVEYAIQRGCEEIILIGSLGSRFDHSFANVSLLKLVLDKGIKGRIINENNEIYLINDYIQLRGKVGEKLSLLPLTPNVSGITTKGLQYGLNNAQMKFGIPNGISNVFIKPEAEITIKEGLLLVIKARD, from the coding sequence ATGAGAGCCTGGGTTATTTCAAATGGCAATATCGTTGATTATGATTTTTTTAGAAACATGATTTCTGAAACGGATTTAATTATTTGTGCAGATGGTGGTGCAAAACATGCCCAAAAAATAGGGGTAACCCCTGACGTAATCATAGGCGATCTTGATTCTATAGAGCAGCATTGTTATCATGACATGATTGCTAAAAATATACAAATTATAAATTATTCTACCGATAAGGATGAGACCGATACTCAACTGGCGGTTGAATACGCAATTCAAAGAGGATGTGAAGAAATTATTCTTATAGGAAGCCTGGGCAGTAGATTTGATCACTCTTTTGCTAATGTATCCCTATTAAAATTGGTGCTGGATAAAGGAATTAAAGGAAGAATAATCAATGAAAATAATGAGATATATCTTATTAATGATTATATTCAGTTAAGAGGTAAAGTAGGCGAAAAATTATCTCTGCTTCCGTTAACTCCAAACGTATCCGGAATTACTACAAAAGGGCTTCAATATGGATTAAATAATGCACAAATGAAATTTGGCATTCCTAACGGTATAAGTAATGTGTTTATCAAACCTGAAGCAGAAATTACTATAAAAGAAGGACTTCTTTTAGTCATAAAAGCAAGGGATTGA
- the rpmB gene encoding 50S ribosomal protein L28, with product MAQCDVCGKGLSFGIKVSHSHRRTNRTWKANVRRVRAIVNGTPKTIYACTRCLRSNKVTRAI from the coding sequence ATGGCACAATGTGATGTTTGCGGAAAAGGTTTGTCTTTTGGAATAAAAGTAAGCCATTCCCATAGAAGAACAAATAGAACTTGGAAAGCTAATGTTAGAAGAGTTAGAGCTATTGTAAATGGTACTCCAAAAACTATTTACGCTTGTACTCGTTGTTTGCGTTCAAATAAGGTAACAAGAGCAATATAA
- a CDS encoding Asp23/Gls24 family envelope stress response protein — MVGRLDTDNGSIIIPTEVIANIAGMTATQCYGVVGMASRNTADGLVSLLKKEALNKGVKVVIDGEYLVVDLHIIVEYGVNISAICENIVNNVRYSVESITGFKVKRINVYVESIRVEQ; from the coding sequence ATGGTGGGAAGATTAGACACTGACAATGGAAGTATTATAATACCCACAGAAGTTATAGCCAATATTGCAGGGATGACCGCTACCCAATGCTATGGCGTTGTAGGAATGGCATCACGTAATACCGCAGACGGGCTGGTAAGTCTTTTAAAGAAAGAGGCATTAAATAAAGGGGTCAAGGTAGTTATAGATGGGGAATACCTAGTAGTTGATTTACATATTATTGTTGAATATGGTGTGAACATTTCAGCCATCTGCGAAAACATCGTCAATAATGTCAGGTATTCGGTTGAGTCTATTACTGGATTCAAAGTAAAAAGAATCAATGTATATGTTGAAAGTATAAGAGTCGAACAATAG
- a CDS encoding DAK2 domain-containing protein, whose product MVLSAANNLENNKKVVDALNVFPVPDGDTGTNMSLTLLTAAKEVKLADDSSVSIIADTLAAASLRGARGNSGVILSQLFRGFAKELKGHNCVNAKVFAEALKTGVDTAYKAVMKPTEGTILTVAREGAKAAVLASKTADNIVEVFKSAIENAKTTLDKTPEMLPVLKQAGVVDAGGKGLIYILEGALQVIETDREVELDKQENPEQIQAGQKVAAKVDGDIQFTYCTEFLINKKDFTVDINHFKRIIEGQGDSTLVIDDDDIIKVHIHTNNPGLVIQEALKIGDLTNIKIDNMKEQHKHTILQENQIIQKKEYGFITVAMGEGIINIFKDLGIDEVIEGGQTMNPSTDDILKAIDNIHADNIFVLPNNKNIILAAQQAKTLTDKNIIVIPSKSVPQGIAAMLAFDFQAGVEENFRSMTEALAKVKTGQVTYAVRSSAFDDKNITEGDILGIRDGQIQIVGKDIKTVCHQLLDALVDEESSVISVFYGRDTDEQEAQELSEYMGNRFADCDVEVYNGGQPLYYYIFSVE is encoded by the coding sequence ATGGTCCTATCTGCAGCAAACAATCTGGAGAATAATAAAAAAGTAGTCGATGCATTAAATGTTTTTCCGGTGCCTGACGGGGATACGGGGACCAACATGTCCCTTACCCTCCTTACAGCAGCAAAAGAAGTAAAATTAGCAGATGATAGTTCAGTTTCTATAATTGCAGACACATTGGCAGCTGCTTCACTAAGAGGAGCCAGGGGAAATTCGGGCGTTATTTTATCACAACTTTTCAGGGGCTTTGCAAAAGAATTAAAAGGGCATAATTGCGTAAATGCTAAAGTTTTTGCTGAAGCACTAAAAACAGGAGTAGATACAGCATATAAAGCGGTAATGAAGCCTACGGAAGGTACTATTTTAACTGTTGCCCGTGAAGGAGCAAAAGCAGCTGTTTTAGCAAGTAAGACTGCTGATAATATCGTTGAAGTTTTTAAGTCAGCAATAGAAAATGCAAAAACAACTCTCGATAAAACTCCTGAAATGCTCCCGGTTTTAAAGCAAGCAGGAGTTGTGGATGCAGGAGGCAAAGGGCTTATCTATATTTTAGAAGGTGCTTTACAGGTTATCGAGACAGATAGAGAAGTAGAGTTGGACAAACAGGAAAATCCGGAACAAATACAAGCGGGTCAAAAGGTAGCTGCAAAAGTTGATGGGGATATTCAATTTACATATTGCACTGAATTTTTAATCAACAAAAAGGATTTTACAGTGGACATCAATCATTTCAAAAGAATTATTGAAGGTCAGGGCGATAGCACGCTGGTGATTGATGATGATGACATCATAAAGGTGCATATACATACCAACAATCCCGGACTTGTCATACAAGAAGCCTTAAAAATTGGCGATTTGACAAACATTAAAATTGATAATATGAAAGAGCAGCATAAGCATACTATTTTACAGGAAAATCAAATAATTCAAAAGAAGGAATATGGATTTATTACTGTTGCCATGGGTGAAGGAATTATAAATATATTTAAAGATTTAGGAATTGATGAGGTTATTGAAGGCGGGCAGACAATGAATCCAAGTACTGATGATATTTTAAAAGCTATTGATAATATACATGCTGATAATATTTTCGTACTTCCTAACAATAAAAATATTATTCTTGCTGCCCAGCAGGCAAAAACTTTAACCGATAAAAATATTATTGTTATTCCATCTAAAAGTGTTCCACAAGGTATTGCTGCGATGTTAGCATTTGATTTCCAGGCAGGGGTGGAAGAAAACTTCAGAAGTATGACTGAAGCACTGGCAAAGGTAAAAACAGGACAAGTAACTTATGCAGTAAGAAGTTCTGCTTTTGACGATAAGAATATTACAGAAGGTGACATCCTGGGAATCAGAGACGGGCAGATTCAAATCGTCGGTAAAGATATAAAAACAGTTTGTCATCAACTGCTTGATGCATTAGTTGATGAAGAAAGTTCAGTTATATCTGTTTTCTATGGACGTGATACTGATGAGCAGGAAGCCCAGGAGCTTTCTGAATATATGGGAAACCGTTTTGCAGATTGTGATGTAGAGGTATACAATGGTGGACAGCCACTGTACTATTATATATTTTCTGTTGAATGA
- the recG gene encoding ATP-dependent DNA helicase RecG: protein MAQCDLGTARRGIYDSIQPDETMHLCTHGCRYKLTVKHSIGRDEVVEISDLTKDISCIKGVGEKRARLFNKIGIYTVEDMLYYFPRDYEDRSKIKKIIEVLDGEMVCVRGTVFSHMAEQKVRKGLSIYKLILKDDTGTITATWYNQKYLSNTFSVGETYIFYGKISAKYRKKEIINPIFENSDRIGKYTQKIIPIYPLTSSLTQKVIQSIMENCFAFVGSNLKEYLPHAIRKKYNLSEINYALKNIHFPDTHEGFLKARRRLVFEELFFLQLGLLSIRTTSEALEGIKFGPVKELEGFISKLPFQLTEAQTRVISEIEKDLERGKPMSRLIQGDVGSGKTIVAALSMYICVKNGYQAALMVPTEILAEQHFQSFRNLFQNEEMNICILTGSIPKKQKIKLIDDIKEGRVNIIIGTHALIQEEIEFFNLGLVVTDEQHRFGVKQRATLASKGKNPHILVMTATPIPRTLALILYGDLDISIIDQLPPGRKKVNTYVVDESKRERVYSFIKKQVAEGRQVYIVCPLVEESEAFEMQSAVELVRRLKEDVFPNLSVGLMHGKLKPNEKEEIMRRFVEGSINILVSTTVIEVGVNVPNATVMVIENAERFGLSQLHQLRGRIGRGQHQSYCILFNTSNSKVARERMKIMQETNDGFKISEKDLELRGPGEFFGTRQHGLPDLKIANLFSDIHLLKLAQEAAINLIKQDSKFEKEEHKTLKEKLIHLFKEKIDVAIIFKI, encoded by the coding sequence TTGGCGCAGTGCGACTTGGGGACGGCAAGACGTGGAATATATGATAGTATTCAGCCAGATGAAACAATGCACCTTTGTACGCATGGATGCCGGTATAAGCTCACGGTAAAGCACAGTATTGGAAGAGATGAGGTGGTTGAAATATCTGATTTAACAAAAGATATAAGTTGTATCAAGGGAGTAGGAGAAAAAAGAGCCCGGTTATTCAATAAAATTGGAATATATACAGTGGAGGATATGTTATATTATTTTCCAAGAGATTATGAGGACCGTTCTAAAATCAAAAAAATAATAGAAGTATTAGATGGGGAAATGGTATGCGTTAGAGGGACTGTATTTTCCCACATGGCAGAACAAAAAGTTAGAAAAGGCCTTAGCATTTACAAACTTATACTTAAGGATGATACTGGCACGATCACTGCAACATGGTACAACCAGAAATATCTTTCCAATACTTTTTCTGTAGGAGAGACATATATATTCTATGGTAAAATAAGTGCTAAGTACCGCAAAAAAGAAATCATAAATCCTATATTTGAAAATTCTGATAGAATTGGAAAATATACTCAAAAGATTATTCCCATCTACCCTTTAACTTCTTCTCTTACTCAAAAAGTTATACAAAGTATCATGGAAAATTGTTTTGCTTTTGTTGGAAGTAACTTAAAAGAATATTTACCTCATGCAATAAGAAAGAAATATAACCTTTCAGAAATAAATTACGCATTAAAAAACATTCATTTCCCTGACACGCATGAAGGTTTTTTGAAAGCCAGAAGAAGATTGGTCTTTGAAGAATTGTTTTTTTTGCAGTTGGGCCTTTTAAGTATAAGGACTACCAGTGAAGCGTTGGAAGGAATAAAATTTGGACCTGTTAAAGAACTGGAGGGATTTATAAGTAAACTGCCTTTCCAACTAACTGAAGCGCAGACACGGGTAATTAGTGAGATTGAAAAGGATTTGGAACGTGGCAAACCAATGAGCAGACTGATACAGGGCGATGTTGGTTCTGGTAAGACAATAGTTGCTGCACTTTCAATGTATATTTGTGTAAAAAACGGTTATCAAGCTGCACTAATGGTCCCTACAGAGATACTTGCAGAACAGCATTTTCAAAGCTTCAGAAATCTATTTCAAAATGAGGAAATGAATATTTGTATATTAACGGGCAGTATCCCTAAAAAACAAAAAATTAAACTTATAGATGACATTAAAGAAGGTAGAGTGAACATAATAATAGGGACACATGCTCTCATACAAGAAGAAATAGAATTCTTTAATTTAGGATTGGTTGTAACTGATGAACAGCACCGTTTTGGGGTAAAGCAGAGGGCTACACTGGCATCTAAAGGTAAAAATCCTCATATTTTAGTTATGACTGCAACTCCTATCCCACGGACCTTGGCTCTGATTCTCTATGGAGATTTAGATATCTCCATTATTGATCAACTTCCTCCAGGAAGAAAAAAAGTTAATACCTATGTTGTCGATGAGAGTAAGAGGGAAAGGGTATATTCTTTTATAAAAAAACAGGTTGCTGAAGGAAGACAGGTATATATTGTCTGTCCATTAGTTGAAGAATCAGAAGCTTTTGAGATGCAATCGGCTGTCGAACTTGTCCGGCGATTAAAAGAAGATGTATTTCCAAATCTGAGTGTGGGTTTAATGCATGGGAAACTTAAACCAAACGAAAAAGAAGAGATTATGCGAAGATTTGTAGAAGGAAGCATTAATATTTTGGTATCAACCACAGTAATAGAAGTGGGGGTAAATGTCCCTAATGCAACTGTAATGGTAATTGAAAATGCGGAAAGGTTTGGGCTTTCTCAATTACATCAGTTGCGGGGCAGAATAGGAAGAGGACAGCATCAATCCTATTGTATCTTATTTAATACCAGTAATTCTAAAGTTGCCCGTGAAAGAATGAAAATAATGCAGGAAACTAATGACGGATTTAAAATTTCAGAAAAAGATCTGGAACTAAGAGGGCCTGGTGAATTCTTCGGGACGCGGCAGCATGGCCTTCCTGATTTAAAAATAGCAAACCTTTTTTCTGACATTCATTTATTAAAACTAGCCCAGGAAGCAGCTATAAATTTAATTAAACAAGATTCAAAATTTGAAAAAGAAGAGCATAAGACTCTCAAGGAGAAGTTAATTCATCTGTTTAAGGAAAAAATAGATGTAGCAATTATTTTCAAAATTTAA
- a CDS encoding alpha/beta-type small acid-soluble spore protein: protein MANRNNRKLVPEARAALDKFKYEVASEIGVNLKQGYNGDLTAKQAGSVGGYMVKKMIQQVEQGMAGK from the coding sequence ATGGCTAACAGAAATAATAGAAAGTTAGTTCCTGAAGCTAGAGCAGCATTGGATAAGTTCAAATATGAAGTAGCTAGTGAAATTGGTGTTAACTTAAAACAAGGCTACAATGGAGACTTAACAGCTAAACAGGCTGGTTCTGTTGGTGGATATATGGTTAAAAAGATGATCCAGCAGGTTGAACAGGGTATGGCAGGTAAATAA
- a CDS encoding ATP-binding protein, which produces MIRQIVHIDENKCNGCGLCVPNCAEGAIKIIDGKAKLISDNLCDGLGACLGHCPQDAITIIEREADAFDENAVHALHEENLKQSTHHHHGFGGCPGSRIRVFEDSKDDAAENTAISLKSQLRQWPVQLMLVPANAPYLNNADLLVTADCVPFAYANYHNDLLKGKKVVVGCPKLDNLNLYTEKLTQIIKNNNLSSITIAFMEVPCCFGMVMTLENAIKASGKNIKLNKVKISIDGEKEHLS; this is translated from the coding sequence ATGATAAGACAAATTGTACACATTGATGAAAATAAATGTAATGGTTGCGGATTATGTGTTCCTAACTGTGCTGAAGGAGCAATAAAAATCATAGATGGTAAAGCCAAGCTAATTTCCGATAACCTGTGTGATGGTTTAGGAGCTTGTCTTGGTCACTGTCCGCAAGATGCAATTACTATTATTGAACGTGAGGCTGATGCTTTTGATGAAAATGCTGTCCATGCACTTCATGAAGAAAATTTAAAGCAAAGCACGCATCACCATCATGGTTTTGGTGGTTGCCCGGGAAGCAGAATTAGAGTGTTTGAAGATAGTAAGGACGATGCGGCAGAAAATACGGCAATTAGCCTAAAATCTCAGCTCAGACAGTGGCCTGTGCAGCTCATGCTTGTGCCTGCCAATGCACCTTACTTGAATAACGCTGACTTGCTGGTAACTGCTGACTGTGTTCCTTTTGCATATGCTAATTACCACAACGATTTACTAAAAGGCAAAAAAGTAGTTGTAGGTTGTCCTAAGCTGGATAATTTAAATCTGTATACCGAAAAATTGACACAAATAATAAAAAATAATAACTTATCTAGTATTACTATTGCATTTATGGAAGTTCCATGTTGCTTTGGAATGGTTATGACTTTAGAAAATGCTATCAAAGCTTCCGGAAAAAACATCAAATTAAATAAGGTTAAAATAAGCATAGACGGTGAAAAAGAACATCTTTCATAA
- a CDS encoding Crp/Fnr family transcriptional regulator, with protein sequence MKKDTKGLLSVLDSANYEFLQQNMKVYEYQKGQVIFSPCDTCQHLSIILKGQVRLSKYTLQGKEQIISFLGPDEIFGEALIFNEAQYPVFVIAEMNSSIGMIDKNTILEITLRNKDFTRVFFEELSKKIILLNNKVELLSYSNIKQRIAFYLLKIAKENGSNLIELPFSKQKIANLLSTSREVISRNFSELEDEGYIRMEGKKVRINIEEISSLLE encoded by the coding sequence ATGAAGAAGGATACAAAAGGACTGCTTTCTGTTTTGGATAGTGCGAATTATGAATTCTTGCAACAGAATATGAAAGTTTATGAATACCAAAAAGGACAGGTTATTTTTTCCCCATGTGATACATGTCAACATCTTAGTATAATATTAAAGGGGCAGGTCAGATTAAGCAAGTATACTCTGCAGGGGAAAGAGCAAATTATTTCTTTTCTTGGCCCGGATGAAATTTTTGGTGAAGCCTTGATTTTTAATGAAGCACAATATCCGGTATTTGTTATTGCTGAAATGAATTCATCCATCGGTATGATAGACAAAAATACTATCTTAGAAATAACTTTAAGAAATAAAGATTTTACAAGAGTATTTTTTGAAGAACTGAGTAAAAAGATAATTTTACTTAATAATAAAGTTGAACTGTTATCTTATAGTAATATTAAACAGAGAATAGCCTTTTATCTATTGAAAATAGCAAAAGAAAACGGCAGTAATTTAATAGAGTTGCCTTTCTCAAAACAAAAAATAGCAAATTTATTAAGCACCTCAAGAGAAGTAATTTCCAGGAATTTTAGTGAACTGGAAGATGAGGGTTATATTAGAATGGAAGGTAAGAAAGTTAGAATAAATATTGAGGAGATTAGTTCTTTACTTGAATAA
- the rsmD gene encoding 16S rRNA (guanine(966)-N(2))-methyltransferase RsmD, translating into MRVISGSAKGHKLKSLKGMATRPTADRIKESLFNIIAAYLPDAYVLDLFAGTGSLGIESLSRGAEFVVFVDKNPMAVRIISENLLHTKLNEKAKVYNCDWSEYISRFSNAERKYDIIFMDPPYSKGFIIPVLQKIWQKQLLSIEGMIIVEREKGDVIPELIEGLKIVREQHYGRTVITFIQYHK; encoded by the coding sequence TTGAGAGTTATTTCCGGCTCTGCCAAAGGTCATAAATTAAAGAGCCTGAAAGGAATGGCTACACGCCCAACAGCTGATAGGATAAAGGAATCCTTATTTAATATAATTGCAGCTTATTTGCCTGATGCTTACGTTTTAGATTTGTTTGCAGGTACTGGAAGTCTTGGAATAGAGTCATTAAGTAGAGGTGCAGAATTTGTTGTATTTGTTGACAAAAATCCAATGGCAGTAAGAATCATCTCTGAAAACCTATTGCACACCAAGCTTAACGAAAAGGCAAAAGTATATAATTGTGATTGGTCGGAATATATAAGCAGGTTTTCTAATGCAGAAAGAAAGTATGATATCATTTTTATGGATCCACCCTACAGTAAAGGATTTATTATTCCTGTTTTACAAAAAATCTGGCAGAAACAGTTGTTAAGTATAGAGGGTATGATTATAGTTGAGCGAGAAAAAGGAGACGTTATTCCTGAACTGATAGAAGGTCTTAAGATAGTACGCGAGCAGCATTACGGCAGAACAGTTATTACATTTATTCAATATCATAAATAA